The Methanohalophilus portucalensis DNA window CACAAGTTCATTGAATACCCATTCCGACACCGGACGAATTTCTTCTGCAGGCAGGTTGTAGCCGTCAACTGTTATGTAGATAGTTTTTCCATCCGGCCCAGGAGCTTTGATTTCAGCTGTACTTGATACCATCTGGTTTGGGAATTCACCAATCACAACCCGTTCATCCACAGACCAGTAATCGAGGGATTGCATTTCGCCTTCGATAGCATGGCGGTTATCAATGGCATACAAAAGCCCCAATCTGTCATCGGCCCCCTCATACCATACCCCTCCATTATCCATTGTGGTTTCAAGCTCCTGTGCAATCTCGATTACCAGAGCTTCGTGATCCTCTGCTGCAGAATTGGAATATTCGGCTGCTACTGTGCCTGTAATGCAAATTAAAAATAAACCTATAAATATTATATTGAAGATTTTCATATAGGAACTATGCTCAATTAATATATACATATTAACAGTAGCAATATTTTAATTTAATAGCATTAAATAATCATTGAGTATACATGATAGCAATTCTGATTTTAGCAGGGGATGACTGTGGATTGCAGAATTTAAAAGCAACTTAAAAGAAAAACATGACTAAAAATAGAAAGGTTTATGTATATATAGCCTATTGCCTATACATCGAATAAGGTTCCACCAAGGAACTGAAAATAATCCATTAATACAAACAGGTGTGAAAACAATGAAAGTGGTAGGTTTTGTAGGCAGTCCCCGTAAGGGCGGTAATACAGATGTCCTCGTACAGCAAGTTCTTGACGGATCTTCTGAAGCCGGTGCAGATGTCAGAAAATTCAATATCAATGAAATGAATTTTACGGGATGTCAGGCATGTGGCTACTGTAAAGCCCATGAAAGATGCAAACTTGATGATGATATGGAAAAGGCTCTGGACGCAATCATAGATGCTTATGGTATTGTTTTTGGCTCACCCATCTATTTCGGCCAGTTCACGGGTCAGGCACGTTCATTCATAGACCGGTTCTACTCTCTTATCAACCCTGATTTTTCTCCACGTATCAATGCCGGTAAGAAACTTGTATTGGTGGGTTCTCAGGGATTTCCTGAAAAGGACCAGTACAAACCGGTATTTGATGAATTCGGTGGACTGATGAACCAGTTTTTCGGAATGGAAAATAAGAATACATTGCTTGCTGCCGGTTATTATGAACCGGGTGCAGTGAAAAGTAACACTGAATTAATGGATGAAGCAAAAGTCTCTGGAAAAACTTTGTTTGAATAAAGATAAAACGTAAAACAAGGAAGATACGGGGAATAGCAAATGATACCTAACTACAATTACAAACCAGGGATTTATTATCTTTCAACTTTTATCGTAACCTATATTCTCTGGTTTTCGGGAGCCTATGCAAGTTTTCAGGATGAGCTGAGCGGTCTGTATATGCTTCTAATGCTCCCCGGGCTTATGGCGCCTTTTCTGATATCGCTTGTTATGATTTTCAGATCTAAAAATGCAGATCTTAAAAGGGATTTTGTTAACAGGTTGACGAATATCAGATTAATACGGCCGGGGATTTTGCCTGTTTTCTTCCTTCTAATGCCTCTGTCAGTTGTGGTATCTATTTTTATTTCCCTGTTCTTCGGAGGATCGATGTCACAATTTCAGCTGGCTGAAGGTTTCTCTTTCTCGACTGGCTTTGTTCCTGTTCTGCTGCTTCTTTTACTTGCAGCGGGTTTTGAGGAACTGGGATGGCGAGGCTATGCTTTTGACAGTCTGCAGAGCCGACACACCTATTTCAAGGCATCAGTCATTTTCAGTGTACTCTGGTCCCTCTGGCACTTCCCGCTGATATTTGTGAACAATTCCTATCAGTATGAGATATTCCAGGAAAGTTTCTGGTACGGTTTGAACTTCTTTGTCAGCATCATACCCCTGGGAATGATAATCAGCTGGATATGTATCAAGAACGGCAAAAGTATCATTGCTGCAATTGTTTTCCATTTTATCGTGAATATGTCCCAGGAGATACTGGATATAACCCAAACCACGAAATGTATTCAAACTGCAGTTCTTCTCATTGTAACTATTGTGCTGATTGCATATGACAGGGAAATGTTCTTTTCCAGAGCCCATCTTGGAAAAAGAAGTATCTGAAAATTCACAAAATAAAGAATGGTAATAGGATGACGGATAATTTCCAGGATCAGTATTCCAAATTTCTCTATATCTGGTTTGGCCAGTTCATATCAATAATCGGAACCGGCCTTACGATTTTTGCACTGGGCGTATATGTATACCAGCTAACGGGTACGGCTTCAAGTTACGTCTTTATCCTGATGTGTGCATTCCTGCCTCCTATATTACTGAAACCCTACGGTGGTATACTGGCCGATCGCCATGATCGACGCATAATGATGGTGTTTGGAGATCTTGGTTCAACCCTGGGCCTCCTTTTCATCTTTTTCATGATGGTTAAAGGCAATATAGAACTCTGGCAGGTCTATCTGGGTATCTCTGTAAGTTCCATTTTTGCAGCTTTTCAGGAACCAGCCTACAAGGCACTTGTCACTGATCTTTTGACCAGGGACCAGTATGCTAAAGCAAGCGGACTGATGCAGCTGGCAAGTTCGGCCCAGTATCTGCTATCTCCATTTCTGGCCGGTGTATTGCTTTCTTTATTAGATATCAAATTCATATTCCTGATCGATGTTTCCACCCTCCTGATAGCCAGTTTCATTGTGATCTGGATCAGAAAAGTCCTGGGTGAAATTCCTGTTAAACGTCAGGAAACAAATTTCATGGAAGAGTTTAAAGAAGGTTTCCAGGAGTTTTCCAAGAATAAAGGTGTGGTGCATCTTGTAATTACCACCATGATAGTACTCTTTTTTGTTGGCCTGCTCCAATCTCTCTTTGTCCCAATGCTGCTGAACTTGGAATCAGTTAAAACTGTGGGAATCTCCCAGTCACTCTGTGCATCGGGAATGATAATTGGAAGTCTCTTTATCGGGATATTTGGAAGCAGGAGCGGCCATGTGACAATGTTGTCGATTGCTCTTTTCCTGTCAGGTTTATTCTTTGCAGGGCTGGGTTTCTCAGCAAATATAATCCTGATTACCCTGGCGGGCTTTTTGTTCTTTGCAATGCTGCCTTTCATAAACACCCCGATCGAGGTTTTGATCAGGACAAATATTGATAATCAAAAACAGGGGCGAGTCTGGTCAATCATCTCAACGACAACCTATGTTGGTTCGATACTTGCTTTTGCTGTAGCAGGTTTTCTGGCAGATTATGTATTCGATCCCCTGCTAAAACCAGACGGTATGCTTGCGGATTCTATTGGCTCCCTTATAGGAACCGGAGCTGGCAGGGGAATTGCTTTAATGTTCATTGCATCCGGGCTGATGATTTCGGTAATTTCTCTGTTCATCTGGAAGAATAGCCGGATAAAAGGGCTGGAAGATGTCGAAAAGCAAAATAATGTAGTGCCTTTGCAATTATAATCTCAAAACTGGGAATGGGGAAAGTGCCCTTTCCCAAAGACAGGCAAAAAGCAAATCCACTGTTTTTTCAGTGTTTCCAGAAAGCAGGTGTAAGAAGTACCATTACTGTAAAAACCTCGAGTCTTCCGATCCACATATTTGCAGTAAGGATCAGCATCCCGGGGTCCGGAAGATTTCCGAAATTGCCCATGGGTCCCACAAGCCCAAGTCCCGGTCCCACATTCCCCAGGGTTGCGATCGAAGCACTGAGAGTGGTGACAAAATCCACTCCCATCAGGGAAAGCAGTGTTGCACTTGCAATAAAAATCATGAAATAGATGATCAAAAAAGAAACGATGGCATGCATGATCTCTTCGGGGATTCTTCTATGGTTGAATCGAATGGGTCTGATCGCTTTTGTGTGAATTGTTTTAAAAAGTACATTATCTGCATATTTCATCAGTAGCAATACACGTACTACTTTCATTCCGCCGGAAGTTGAACCTGCACATCCTCCAATAAACATCAGTAAAAACAGGATAAAACGGGAGGAGTCCGGCCACATGTTAAAATCCACAGTAGCATAACCCGTGGTTGTCAGTATGGATACTACATGGAAGATACTGTATCTGAAAGAATCAGTAAATGCGTATACTTCACCTCTGGTGAGGGTATATGCCAGGACCACGGTTGCAAGTAAAATAATAATCAGGTAGAACCGGAACTCTTCATCTTTTACCAGACTTGTCCTGTCAGAAAAAATGGTTTTGTAATGCAGGGCAATGTTGGCTCCGCCCAGGATCATGAAAATTACGAAGATTCCTTCTACGGTGGAATTATTAAAAGCTGCTATACTGTCTGAATATGTCGAGAACCCTGCACATGATATGGAAGTGAAGGTATGGGTTATGGCATCGTAAGCATTCAGTCCTGCGAAATACAGTAAGATGAATTCGAGAATTGACAATCCTATATAAACAAACCAGAGCAGAGTTGCGGTTTCTCTGATCCTGGGGCGCAGTTGTTCTTCTTTGAGGCCCGGGACTTCTGCACGAAACATCTGCCTGCCCGCAACCCCGAGTTTTGGCAGGATCACTATAAAGAGAACAATGATACCCATTCCACCTACCCATTGGGTCATTGCCCTCCAGAACAGGAGGCTTTTACTATAACTTTCAATATCTGCAAGAGCGGTAGCACCGGTTGCAGTTACTCCTGACATGGCTTCAAAAAGGGCATTAATCGGGGGTGTACCTTCAAAGATGTAGGGCATTGAAGAAAAGATCGCAGCGGTAAGCCAGCCCAGAGCTACGATCATGAAACCCTCTCTCATGTTCCATTCGCCTTTTTCCTCTGTGAGCAACAGTGAAAAAATGAATGCAATCAGGAGGGTGATTGTCAGGGAAAGGGAAAAAGGAAAAAGATGTTCTCCGTAGTAAACGGCTACCATGAATGGGATAATCATTAAAATACCAATGATCCACAGGATAGAACCTATGGCGCCAAGAACTACGTTAATCCTTAATCCACTCATGTTGATAGTACACCTTGAATTTAGTCTTCCTCTATGTTAATAATTATTTGCCTATATAATATAACGCTGTAATGGTTGTTTTGATGGAGTGTCACTATCTCTTTTGTCAGGGGGAGTAGTTGATGTTGGTTAGGTTTTAAATAAAGAGAAATGAAATTTGTAATAAGGTAAAAATGGTCATCAGTGATAGGATAGTTATCATTCAAGATATTTGTGCAGGCAAACCTGCAATTAAAGGAACCAGGATATCCGTAGATTTTATAATAGAACTTCTGGAAAGCAACTGGACATTTGATGGTATTCTGGAAAACTATCCCCAACTTGAAAAAGAAGATATTCTTGCAGTAGTAAGATATGTTTCTTAAGGAAGAACATATTATAGGCACACTCAGAAATTACAAATTTGAACTCACCGATTGTGCCTGATCTAATTGTTTTCTAAGAGTTCCAAGACCCGTCAACAATCCCCACCATTCAAAATAGTTACGGGAATCACCAAGGTCACCGTTTTCAAATTTCTTGTGGAATAAAGACGACGGCATGTTGTACCTGTCTTCAAAAACAGCAATTTCTTTTTCTGCCAGACGTATCTTTGCCCGCAGCAGAAGAATCTCCCTTCCCAGTGACTCTTTTACAACAGGTATTGCATCGTCTGAGATTGCAATCTCCATAATAGAAAATACACATCCCCTAATTTAATTTGTTTCAAGCCATTTGTCCCTGGGGATTTTGGCCTGTTTAAGAATCTTTTTTAGTAAAGCCACACCAATTTTCCCTTTGTGTGGATTTGGTATGGTTAAAACAAGATCGCCTTTTACCATAAACGGATGCTTTCCTCCGGAATAGGGCCCCTCAAAACCCAATTCTCTGAGTCTTTTTACAAGGATTCTCCAGTCTACAGGATTTAGCTTAGGCAACGGCAAATTCTCCGAGATCGTCTATTGTATGGTTGCCAAGGGGTGGAATGGGGAGATTTCTACGCAATCTTAAAATGAGCCACTCCTCTATGATTTCCTCCAGATTCTTACGGCATTCTTCAAGGGACGTACCTGTTGCCCAGACTCCTTCCAGTTCAGGTATTTCTCCATAGTAAGGCTCCTCTTCATCTTCAATTATCTCATATTTGGCTCTGTCAAGGGCTGCCTGTATATATTCGATCAACATCGACTTATCATCTCAAGCAATTATCACTTTTGGGATTGTATATAGCATTGTTTATTTCAGATATTTAGTAATTATCCTCTCCTTACGACAGTTTGCCTTTTGAGTTTACTGCTTATCAGGAAAAACTGATACTCATCAATGGAAAGGAATGCATCGATCATCTCTGAGTTCTAAAATAAAGAACTCTCATAAAACCACCATCTCTTTCAGGATATCATCTTGCATCCTGGGGTGTAGGGCTCGTTTTGACACCACGTCTACAGGCAATCCGAGCAGGTCCTCAAGATAGTCGCCAAGCCCCACAAGGTCAAACAGGGTGGCTATCAAAATCAACCAGTACATCAACATCACTTCCCGGCTTTTCTTCTCCCCTGGCATAGGATCCGAAGATTCCGACAACTTCGGCTTTGTACTCCTACCTGATCTCTCCCCGGTGTTCTTTGATCAGGAGTTTGATTTCATCCAATTTTGGTGGGACTTTTTCTTCCCTTATTGCTCTTAACTCACACATAATTTCTCAAGGGTCGAGCTCTTCAAACATAGTTGGAAATTAGTTTGTAATTATAAATAAGTAATACGGCCCACTCCAAAATCACGATAATATTAAACAGGAAACTCACGGACTTTAGGCGTGGGAGTATGTCAGCGCCTGATTTCCGGTATGATGGGTAAAGTTTTTTCCTGCTCAATTTAT harbors:
- a CDS encoding TrkH family potassium uptake protein, coding for MSGLRINVVLGAIGSILWIIGILMIIPFMVAVYYGEHLFPFSLSLTITLLIAFIFSLLLTEEKGEWNMREGFMIVALGWLTAAIFSSMPYIFEGTPPINALFEAMSGVTATGATALADIESYSKSLLFWRAMTQWVGGMGIIVLFIVILPKLGVAGRQMFRAEVPGLKEEQLRPRIRETATLLWFVYIGLSILEFILLYFAGLNAYDAITHTFTSISCAGFSTYSDSIAAFNNSTVEGIFVIFMILGGANIALHYKTIFSDRTSLVKDEEFRFYLIIILLATVVLAYTLTRGEVYAFTDSFRYSIFHVVSILTTTGYATVDFNMWPDSSRFILFLLMFIGGCAGSTSGGMKVVRVLLLMKYADNVLFKTIHTKAIRPIRFNHRRIPEEIMHAIVSFLIIYFMIFIASATLLSLMGVDFVTTLSASIATLGNVGPGLGLVGPMGNFGNLPDPGMLILTANMWIGRLEVFTVMVLLTPAFWKH
- a CDS encoding nucleotidyltransferase family protein, whose amino-acid sequence is MFGSYARGEEKPGSDVDVLVDFDSHPV
- a CDS encoding DUF433 domain-containing protein, whose product is MVISDRIVIIQDICAGKPAIKGTRISVDFIIELLESNWTFDGILENYPQLEKEDILAVVRYVS
- a CDS encoding type II toxin-antitoxin system HicB family antitoxin, which codes for MLIEYIQAALDRAKYEIIEDEEEPYYGEIPELEGVWATGTSLEECRKNLEEIIEEWLILRLRRNLPIPPLGNHTIDDLGEFAVA
- a CDS encoding flavodoxin family protein, whose translation is MKVVGFVGSPRKGGNTDVLVQQVLDGSSEAGADVRKFNINEMNFTGCQACGYCKAHERCKLDDDMEKALDAIIDAYGIVFGSPIYFGQFTGQARSFIDRFYSLINPDFSPRINAGKKLVLVGSQGFPEKDQYKPVFDEFGGLMNQFFGMENKNTLLAAGYYEPGAVKSNTELMDEAKVSGKTLFE
- a CDS encoding type II toxin-antitoxin system HicA family toxin, giving the protein MPKLNPVDWRILVKRLRELGFEGPYSGGKHPFMVKGDLVLTIPNPHKGKIGVALLKKILKQAKIPRDKWLETN
- the mmrce1 gene encoding MmRce1 family CPBP family CAAX prenyl protease translates to MIPNYNYKPGIYYLSTFIVTYILWFSGAYASFQDELSGLYMLLMLPGLMAPFLISLVMIFRSKNADLKRDFVNRLTNIRLIRPGILPVFFLLMPLSVVVSIFISLFFGGSMSQFQLAEGFSFSTGFVPVLLLLLLAAGFEELGWRGYAFDSLQSRHTYFKASVIFSVLWSLWHFPLIFVNNSYQYEIFQESFWYGLNFFVSIIPLGMIISWICIKNGKSIIAAIVFHFIVNMSQEILDITQTTKCIQTAVLLIVTIVLIAYDREMFFSRAHLGKRSI
- a CDS encoding MFS transporter, which codes for MTDNFQDQYSKFLYIWFGQFISIIGTGLTIFALGVYVYQLTGTASSYVFILMCAFLPPILLKPYGGILADRHDRRIMMVFGDLGSTLGLLFIFFMMVKGNIELWQVYLGISVSSIFAAFQEPAYKALVTDLLTRDQYAKASGLMQLASSAQYLLSPFLAGVLLSLLDIKFIFLIDVSTLLIASFIVIWIRKVLGEIPVKRQETNFMEEFKEGFQEFSKNKGVVHLVITTMIVLFFVGLLQSLFVPMLLNLESVKTVGISQSLCASGMIIGSLFIGIFGSRSGHVTMLSIALFLSGLFFAGLGFSANIILITLAGFLFFAMLPFINTPIEVLIRTNIDNQKQGRVWSIISTTTYVGSILAFAVAGFLADYVFDPLLKPDGMLADSIGSLIGTGAGRGIALMFIASGLMISVISLFIWKNSRIKGLEDVEKQNNVVPLQL